One part of the Ziziphus jujuba cultivar Dongzao chromosome 2, ASM3175591v1 genome encodes these proteins:
- the LOC107419480 gene encoding type IV inositol polyphosphate 5-phosphatase 9 isoform X2, producing MAKLSQQHMIPKNVLSYHEKDTYRIFVGSWNVGGVSPPDNLDIQDWLISSQSNNNPASDIFVFGLQEIVPLNAGNVLGYENGKISQKWNSLFRAALNKKLAEDKVVGVGDLKKVYPLKDIDHNQVEEFQCIIHKQMVGVYISVWVRSHLLPYINHPSVSCVACGLLGCLGNKGSVSVRFMLHETSFCFVCSHLASGGKEGDAKQRNANAAEILSRSSFPRGPLHNLPRQILDHNNVIWLGDLNYRIHLPDYITWSLVEKKEWSVLLENDELKMELMKGHVFQGWNEEEINFPPTYKYNPNSEVYFGCDHKRKPQKIRAPAWCDRIIWCGKGLKQDQYNRGESRLSDHRPVRAIFAAEVDVCKGFESFQSF from the exons ATGGCTAAGCTCAGTCAACAACATATGATTCCCAAAAATGTTCTCTCTTATCATGAAAAAGACACATACCG GATATTTGTTGGTTCATGGAATGTTGGGGGTGTTTCACCACCTGACAATTTGGATATCCAAGATTGGCTTATTAGCTCACAAAGTAATAATAACCCTGCATCTGATATCTTCGTTTTTGG GCTCCAAGAAATAGTACCACTGAATGCTGGAAATGTTCTTGGATACGAAAACGGCAAGATTTCTCAGAAATGGAATTCATTATTCAGAGCAGCTCTTAACAAGAAATTAGCAGAAGATAAAGTGGTGGGAGTAGGAGATCTTAAGAAAGTTTACCCTCTAAAGGATATTGATCATAATCAAGTAGAAGAATTCCAATGCATCATTCATAAGCAAATGGTTGGAGTTTACATCTCTGTCTGGGTTAGGAGTCATCTCCTACCTTACATAAACCATCCAAGTGTCTCTTGTGTTGCCTGTGGTCTTTTGGGCTGCCTAGGGaacaag GGTTCAGTTTCAGTAAGATTTATGTTGCATGAAACAAGCTTCTGCTTTGTTTGTAGTCATCTAGCATCCGGTGGAAAAGAAGGCGATGCAAAGCAGAGAAACGCTAATGCAGCTGAAATTTTATCTCGATCAAGCTTTCCTCGCGGTCCTCTGCATAATTTGCCACGCCAAATCCTTGATCacaa CAATGTGATATGGCTCGGAGATTTGAACTACAGAATTCACTTGCCTGATTACATTACTTGGTCTCTAGTAGAGAAGAAAGAGTGGAGTGTTCTGTTGGAAAATGATGAG ctAAAGATGGAGCTGATGAAGGGACATGTATTCCAAGGTTGGAATGAAGAAGAAATTAACTTCCCACCTACTTACAAATACAATCCAAATTCTGAAGTTTATTTTGGTTGTGATCAcaagagaaaaccccaaaagaTACGTGCTCCTGCATG GTGTGATCGAATAATATGGTGTGGGAAGGGATTGAAACAAGACCAATACAACAGAGGTGAATCAAGATTGTCTGATCATCGACCTGTTCGAGCAATTTTTGCAGCCGAAGTTGATGTCTGCAAAGGATTTGAAAGCTTTCAATCTTTTTGA
- the LOC107419480 gene encoding type IV inositol polyphosphate 5-phosphatase 9 isoform X3, whose product MAKLSQQHMIPKNVLSYHEKDTYRIFVGSWNVGGVSPPDNLDIQDWLISSQSNNNPASDIFVFGLQEIVPLNAGNVLGYENGKISQKWNSLFRAALNKKLAEDKVVGVGDLKKVYPLKDIDHNQVEEFQCIIHKQMVGVYISVWVRSHLLPYINHPSVSCVACGLLGCLGNKGSVSVRFMLHETSFCFVCSHLASGGKEGDAKQRNANAAEILSRSSFPRGPLHNLPRQILDHNNVIWLGDLNYRIHLPDYITWSLVEKKEWSVLLENDEVGMKKKLTSHLLTNTIQILKFILVVITRENPKRYVLLHGVIE is encoded by the exons ATGGCTAAGCTCAGTCAACAACATATGATTCCCAAAAATGTTCTCTCTTATCATGAAAAAGACACATACCG GATATTTGTTGGTTCATGGAATGTTGGGGGTGTTTCACCACCTGACAATTTGGATATCCAAGATTGGCTTATTAGCTCACAAAGTAATAATAACCCTGCATCTGATATCTTCGTTTTTGG GCTCCAAGAAATAGTACCACTGAATGCTGGAAATGTTCTTGGATACGAAAACGGCAAGATTTCTCAGAAATGGAATTCATTATTCAGAGCAGCTCTTAACAAGAAATTAGCAGAAGATAAAGTGGTGGGAGTAGGAGATCTTAAGAAAGTTTACCCTCTAAAGGATATTGATCATAATCAAGTAGAAGAATTCCAATGCATCATTCATAAGCAAATGGTTGGAGTTTACATCTCTGTCTGGGTTAGGAGTCATCTCCTACCTTACATAAACCATCCAAGTGTCTCTTGTGTTGCCTGTGGTCTTTTGGGCTGCCTAGGGaacaag GGTTCAGTTTCAGTAAGATTTATGTTGCATGAAACAAGCTTCTGCTTTGTTTGTAGTCATCTAGCATCCGGTGGAAAAGAAGGCGATGCAAAGCAGAGAAACGCTAATGCAGCTGAAATTTTATCTCGATCAAGCTTTCCTCGCGGTCCTCTGCATAATTTGCCACGCCAAATCCTTGATCacaa CAATGTGATATGGCTCGGAGATTTGAACTACAGAATTCACTTGCCTGATTACATTACTTGGTCTCTAGTAGAGAAGAAAGAGTGGAGTGTTCTGTTGGAAAATGATGAG GTTGGAATGAAGAAGAAATTAACTTCCCACCTACTTACAAATACAATCCAAATTCTGAAGTTTATTTTGGTTGTGATCAcaagagaaaaccccaaaagaTACGTGCTCCTGCATG GTGTGATCGAATAA
- the LOC107419480 gene encoding type IV inositol polyphosphate 5-phosphatase 9 isoform X1: MAKLSQQHMIPKNVLSYHEKDTYRIFVGSWNVGGVSPPDNLDIQDWLISSQSNNNPASDIFVFGLQEIVPLNAGNVLGYENGKISQKWNSLFRAALNKKLAEDKVVGVGDLKKVYPLKDIDHNQVEEFQCIIHKQMVGVYISVWVRSHLLPYINHPSVSCVACGLLGCLGNKGSVSVRFMLHETSFCFVCSHLASGGKEGDAKQRNANAAEILSRSSFPRGPLHNLPRQILDHNNVIWLGDLNYRIHLPDYITWSLVEKKEWSVLLENDELLKLIKLKMELMKGHVFQGWNEEEINFPPTYKYNPNSEVYFGCDHKRKPQKIRAPAWCDRIIWCGKGLKQDQYNRGESRLSDHRPVRAIFAAEVDVCKGFESFQSF; this comes from the exons ATGGCTAAGCTCAGTCAACAACATATGATTCCCAAAAATGTTCTCTCTTATCATGAAAAAGACACATACCG GATATTTGTTGGTTCATGGAATGTTGGGGGTGTTTCACCACCTGACAATTTGGATATCCAAGATTGGCTTATTAGCTCACAAAGTAATAATAACCCTGCATCTGATATCTTCGTTTTTGG GCTCCAAGAAATAGTACCACTGAATGCTGGAAATGTTCTTGGATACGAAAACGGCAAGATTTCTCAGAAATGGAATTCATTATTCAGAGCAGCTCTTAACAAGAAATTAGCAGAAGATAAAGTGGTGGGAGTAGGAGATCTTAAGAAAGTTTACCCTCTAAAGGATATTGATCATAATCAAGTAGAAGAATTCCAATGCATCATTCATAAGCAAATGGTTGGAGTTTACATCTCTGTCTGGGTTAGGAGTCATCTCCTACCTTACATAAACCATCCAAGTGTCTCTTGTGTTGCCTGTGGTCTTTTGGGCTGCCTAGGGaacaag GGTTCAGTTTCAGTAAGATTTATGTTGCATGAAACAAGCTTCTGCTTTGTTTGTAGTCATCTAGCATCCGGTGGAAAAGAAGGCGATGCAAAGCAGAGAAACGCTAATGCAGCTGAAATTTTATCTCGATCAAGCTTTCCTCGCGGTCCTCTGCATAATTTGCCACGCCAAATCCTTGATCacaa CAATGTGATATGGCTCGGAGATTTGAACTACAGAATTCACTTGCCTGATTACATTACTTGGTCTCTAGTAGAGAAGAAAGAGTGGAGTGTTCTGTTGGAAAATGATGAG ctattgaaattaataaagctAAAGATGGAGCTGATGAAGGGACATGTATTCCAAGGTTGGAATGAAGAAGAAATTAACTTCCCACCTACTTACAAATACAATCCAAATTCTGAAGTTTATTTTGGTTGTGATCAcaagagaaaaccccaaaagaTACGTGCTCCTGCATG GTGTGATCGAATAATATGGTGTGGGAAGGGATTGAAACAAGACCAATACAACAGAGGTGAATCAAGATTGTCTGATCATCGACCTGTTCGAGCAATTTTTGCAGCCGAAGTTGATGTCTGCAAAGGATTTGAAAGCTTTCAATCTTTTTGA